The following proteins are encoded in a genomic region of Ictalurus furcatus strain D&B chromosome 6, Billie_1.0, whole genome shotgun sequence:
- the nhlh2 gene encoding helix-loop-helix protein 2 — MMLSPDQTDPDLMWAQSDPETVLNVIKVECMPKESLLADGKQRALAPPALTREEKRRRRRATAKYRLAHATRERIRVEAFNVAFAELRKLLPTLPPDKKLSKIEILRLAICYISYLNHVLDV; from the coding sequence ATGATGCTGAGTCCAGATCAGACCGATCCTGACCTGATGTGGGCTCAGTCTGACCCGGAAACGGTGCTGAACGTCATTAAAGTAGAGTGTATGCCCAAGGAGTCTCTTCTGGCGGACGGGAAACAGCGCGCGCTCGCGCCTCCCGCACTGACCCGCGAGGAAAAGCGGCGGAGGAGGCGCGCGACCGCCAAGTACCGACTGGCGCACGCAACGCGCGAGCGCATCCGCGTCGAGGCCTTCAACGTGGCGTTCGCCGAGCTGCGGAAGTTACTCCCTACACTCCCACCCGACAAGAAGCTCTCCAAGATAGAGATCCTCCGTCTGGCCATATGTTACATATCTTACCTGAATCACGTGCTGGACGTGTGA
- the cnga4 gene encoding cyclic nucleotide-gated cation channel alpha-4 translates to MNRWTKLLSLHHTQKDGEAQVAKAEGQKEATKEQKIKVNWREWVIDPSEEFYYGWLQVMVFPIIYNWVVIILRICFYEVDQKFQAVWYTLDYISDLAYVADIFIKVRTGYLEQGSLVRDMSRLKKRYLHSSQFLLDVLSQLPTDLLYLSDVFKTPVVRINRFLRSPRLSEALERMETRTAYPNIFRISKLMILIFILIHWNACLYFALSKYIGLGSDAWVYPDTTDSEFNSTRRQYFYSFWFSTLILTTVGDTPQPTREEEFLFMTADLLIAVLVFASVVGSVGSVIMNLRNRDNVFFPNHELVRSYLRSRRINKALHNRVNTWYQHLHINKKITRENEILQQLPVTLQTAIAVSVHLPILSKVTIFQNCESSLLEELVLKLTPQVYNPGEYVCRKGDVGHEMYIIKEGKLAVVADDGVTQFAVLGDGNFFGEISILNIKGNKSGNRRTANIRSIGYSDLFSLSKEDLTDTLSEFPAAKRLLEEKGRQILTKMGMLEISDEGEEEKEKLEDKVERIESSLETLQTKLARLMVELESSVRKMMGRVEQLELQTDGWEGIVAEGAGSESDDETERKRDVGDGEGEQEEEPQEERGEGDGGEEDKDEGKDVK, encoded by the exons ATGAATCGCTGGACTAAACTTCTTAGTTTGcatcacacacaaaaagacgGTGAAGCACAAGTGGCAAAAGCAGAAGGACAAAAAGAAGCGACGAAggaacagaaaataaaagtaaa ctggaGGGAGTGGGTGATTGATCCCTCTGAAGAGTTTTACTATGGCTGGTTGCAGGTCATGGTCTTTCCCATCATTTACAACTGGGTTGTTATTATCCTCAG GATCTGTTTTTATGAAGTTGACCAGAAATTTCAGGCTGTCTGGTACACCTTAGACTACATCTCTGATCTGGCCTATGTGGCTGACATATTCATCAAGGTCCGTACGG GGTATTTGGAGCAGGGCAGCCTAGTGCGCGATATGTCACGGCTAAAAAAGCGCTACCTGCACTCCTCTCAGTTCTTGTTGGATGTGCTGTCCCAACTACCCACTGATCTGCTCTATCTGAGCGATGTTTTCAAGACCCCCGTAGTACGGATAAACCGGTTCCTTCGCTCACCCCGCCTCTCCGAGGCCTTGGAACGCATGGAGACACGTACTGCCTACCCCAACATATTCCGCATATCCAAACTAATGATCCTCATCTTTATCCTCATCCACTGGAACGCATGCCTCTATTTTGCCCTCTCGAAATATATTGGCCTTGGAAGTGATGCCTGGGTCTACCCTGACACCACGGACAGCGAGTTTAATTCCACACGCCGTCAGTACTTCTACTCCTTCTGGTTTTCCACTCTGATCCTCACCACAGTAGGAGACACCCCACAGCCGACTCGTGAGGAGGAGTTTCTCTTCATGACTGCTGACCTCTTGATTGCCGTGCTGGTGTTCGCCTCTGTAGTGGGAAGCGTAGGGAGCGTAATAATGAACCTGCGTAACAGGGACAATGTCTTCTTTCCAAATCACGAGCTGGTAAGGAGCTACTTGCGCAGTCGGCGAATCAACAAAGCGTTACACAACCGTGTCAACACCTGGTACCAACATCTCCATATCAACAA GAAGATCACCCGGGAGAATGAAATCCTCCAGCAGCTACCAGTCACACTGCAGACGGCCATTGCGGTGAGCGTGCACCTACCCATTCTATCCAAGGTTACCATCTTCCAGAACTGTGAGAGCAGCCTGCTGGAGGAACTGGTGCTCAAGCTCACCCCACAG gtctacaaccCTGGAGAGTACGTGTGTAGGAAAGGTGACGTAGGGCATGAGATGTACATCATTAAAGAGGGGAAGTTGGCTGTGGTGGCAGACGATGGGGTCACTCAGTTTGCTGTACTGGGTGACGGGAACTTCTTTGGAGAGATCAGCATTCTCAACATAAAAG GCAACAAATCAGGCAATCGGCGCACGGCTAACATCCGCAGCATTGGTTACTCAGACCTTTTCAGCCTGTCCAAGGAGGACCTGACAGACACTCTGTCTGAGTTCCCAGCTGCCAAGCGCCTTCTGGAGGAAAAGGGACGCCAGATCCTCACCAAGATGGGAATGCTAGAGATTTCGGATGAAggggaggaggaaaaggagaagTTGGAAGACAAAGTGGAGCGCATCGAGTCCAGCCTGGAGACGCTACAGACCAAGTTGGCACGGTTGATGGTCGAACTGGAGTCTAGCGTCCGTAAGATGATGGGTCGTGTGGAGCAGCTGGAACTGCAGACCGATGGCTGGGAGGGCATCGTGGCCGAGGGGGCTGGGAGCGAATCTGACGATGAGACCGAGAGAAAGAGGGACGTTGGGGATGGTGAAGGAGAGCAAGAGGAGGAACCACAAGAAGAGAGGGGTGAGGGGGATGGAGGGGAAGAAGATAAAGATGAGGGGAAAGACGTAAAATAG